The Candidatus Poribacteria bacterium genome has a window encoding:
- a CDS encoding PmoA family protein, whose amino-acid sequence MTENRSVIIKVEAGSVNRQNDLVRLRFKPKRYFPDWQEGISVLAMSITDADGHASGEDVPCQFEPTLRELAWQTGELPAGTSAHYAIRQINEPSPKARYQIEQKPAHLLISADDALFARYNFLGVWKPYFWPINGNHGTVVRGAGGEDHPHHTGLYLAYGGHGEGGSANIWSDWDEPPYGPCGKMLHQRFVRITEGNVYAEFVEDLIHVKGDGDVIMTETRTARVWYADDTRRFLEITHETTPPLDIGDRQFLCVARLNPSMGIPEEGHVENSEGQIGRTAVHHQRARWCDLGGTVGDGVAGIALFDHPENAEHPGFFGEIAVPEQMSILHHPPDELEDDRFRLRFGVYVHEGVTPAADVERHYQCYANPVQAEVLEL is encoded by the coding sequence TTGACAGAAAATCGAAGTGTAATTATCAAAGTTGAGGCGGGTTCGGTCAATCGGCAGAATGACCTCGTCCGCTTGCGTTTCAAGCCGAAACGTTACTTTCCGGATTGGCAGGAAGGGATCTCTGTGCTTGCGATGTCCATAACTGATGCAGACGGTCATGCCTCCGGCGAGGATGTCCCATGTCAATTCGAGCCGACGCTACGTGAACTTGCATGGCAGACAGGTGAACTTCCGGCGGGGACATCAGCACATTACGCGATCCGACAAATCAATGAGCCGTCACCAAAAGCCCGTTATCAAATCGAACAGAAACCGGCGCATCTGCTCATTTCTGCCGATGACGCGTTATTCGCACGATATAACTTTCTCGGTGTCTGGAAACCTTACTTTTGGCCCATCAATGGGAATCATGGGACTGTGGTCCGCGGGGCTGGCGGCGAGGATCATCCGCATCACACAGGTCTCTACCTCGCCTATGGGGGGCACGGTGAAGGTGGGTCTGCGAACATCTGGTCTGATTGGGATGAGCCACCTTATGGACCCTGCGGGAAGATGTTGCATCAACGCTTTGTCCGAATCACTGAAGGGAATGTCTACGCTGAATTTGTCGAAGACCTGATCCATGTCAAGGGAGATGGTGACGTTATCATGACAGAAACGCGGACCGCTCGGGTATGGTATGCGGACGATACGCGACGGTTTCTGGAAATTACGCACGAAACGACACCACCACTGGATATCGGTGATCGGCAATTCCTTTGTGTCGCGCGTTTGAATCCGTCAATGGGTATCCCAGAGGAAGGGCACGTTGAAAATTCTGAAGGACAGATCGGCAGAACAGCGGTGCATCACCAACGCGCACGGTGGTGCGATTTAGGCGGCACGGTGGGCGATGGCGTGGCTGGTATCGCACTGTTTGATCATCCAGAAAACGCCGAACATCCGGGCTTTTTCGGGGAAATCGCTGTACCGGAACAGATGAGCATCCTTCACCATCCACCCGATGAGCTGGAAGATGACCGTTTCCGTCTGCGATTTGGAGTCTATGTCCACGAAGGTGTTACACCAGCCGCAGATGTCGAACGGCATTATCAGTGCTACGCAAATCCGGTGCAGGCGGAGGTTTTAGAACTTTAG
- a CDS encoding NUDIX domain-containing protein, producing MNKVVQKVTAFIIRERSGAKELLVFKHPTAGVQIPAGTVEKGEDIETAVKRETYEETGLQLVEIENYLGCFENELENNQRIVAETTQVYIEPNLKAIPYKRKLPKGLTVDYRSTQEDFTYISYIEYQYDEFHKPTCIDTNITGWVPNENLSAQKKRHFFLMSAQEETEDAWELKSDMGHIFKPYWTPLSPKPEIIPPQDKWLDFVYEKIL from the coding sequence GTGAATAAAGTTGTCCAAAAGGTTACGGCATTTATAATACGTGAGCGGAGTGGTGCCAAAGAGTTACTCGTATTTAAGCATCCAACTGCTGGTGTTCAAATCCCTGCAGGCACTGTTGAAAAGGGTGAAGACATTGAAACCGCTGTAAAGAGAGAAACTTATGAAGAAACAGGTTTGCAGCTTGTAGAAATCGAAAACTATCTGGGTTGTTTTGAGAATGAATTGGAAAATAACCAAAGAATAGTAGCGGAAACAACGCAGGTTTATATCGAACCCAACTTAAAGGCGATTCCCTACAAGCGAAAGTTACCCAAAGGGCTTACAGTTGATTACCGTTCCACACAGGAGGATTTCACATATATTTCATACATTGAGTACCAATATGACGAATTTCACAAACCCACGTGTATTGACACTAACATTACGGGTTGGGTGCCGAATGAAAACTTAAGTGCGCAAAAGAAAAGACATTTTTTCCTTATGTCCGCACAAGAGGAAACGGAGGATGCGTGGGAATTAAAGAGTGATATGGGTCATATTTTCAAGCCGTACTGGACACCACTTTCGCCGAAACCCGAAATTATACCACCACAAGACAAGTGGTTGGATTTTGTCTACGAGAAAATTCTTTGA
- a CDS encoding glycoside hydrolase family 32 protein encodes MADTWEELRGKTYPDTEAEQFAALETDETLRDYKKRREAWASDPYRPIYHISSLYGMGDANGFCEWQGRYHLFYQFGPPDVDRVHWGHCYSEDLVHWQDLPPALYPDTELHCFSGQCLVEDERVVAVYHGKMSGNSIATASDPLLLNWKKHPNNPVMPNVETNAYEQPYNVFDPCIWKEEDGYYSISGTSANGWIRERRRSASHLFYSKDLTYWKYLHPLLIDDVFCDLGEDGAVPNFLPIGNGKHILLLFSHKRSARYYIGEYDRGTHKFTPEYHGRINHGTFGGGMVSCPSATIDSRGRLIAILNCSDGRQNEQAASGLCMTLPWHLTLKADNVLAIEPVEEIKSLRNTHTRLTDIALSANEECILDEVKGKAIEIDLTLEMGTAREAGLYVFRSPNGDERTKISIYNHRHGKTNDTLQIDTSYSSLRTDLVGKPPETAPFRLSSDGKVRLRIFLDRSLIEVFADNGECFSEWAFPRKGIDKLFPLFSRQCAVARAYPLQEESNGISLFAIGGEAKVVSMDVWQMRSIWQELKYREGQ; translated from the coding sequence ATGGCAGATACATGGGAAGAACTCCGAGGTAAAACCTATCCTGATACGGAGGCGGAACAGTTCGCTGCCCTTGAGACGGATGAGACATTACGCGACTACAAGAAACGGAGAGAAGCGTGGGCATCGGATCCTTACCGTCCCATCTATCATATATCTTCTCTCTACGGCATGGGCGATGCAAACGGATTCTGCGAATGGCAGGGCAGGTATCATCTCTTTTATCAGTTCGGTCCACCAGATGTCGATCGAGTTCATTGGGGACACTGCTATAGCGAAGATTTGGTGCATTGGCAAGATTTGCCGCCTGCACTGTATCCTGATACTGAACTACACTGCTTCAGCGGTCAGTGTCTCGTGGAAGATGAGCGAGTTGTCGCTGTCTATCACGGCAAAATGTCGGGAAATAGTATCGCTACTGCAAGCGATCCGCTCCTACTCAACTGGAAGAAGCATCCGAATAATCCCGTCATGCCGAATGTTGAGACCAATGCCTACGAGCAGCCCTATAATGTCTTTGACCCGTGTATCTGGAAAGAAGAGGATGGGTATTATTCTATTTCAGGAACATCAGCCAACGGCTGGATCCGTGAGCGACGTAGATCTGCCTCTCACCTCTTTTACTCAAAAGACTTAACGTACTGGAAATATCTCCATCCGCTGCTGATTGACGATGTGTTCTGCGATCTCGGTGAAGATGGGGCGGTGCCTAATTTCCTGCCTATCGGAAACGGTAAGCATATCTTACTTCTCTTCAGTCATAAACGTTCAGCGCGCTATTACATCGGTGAATACGATCGCGGTACCCACAAATTTACGCCTGAATATCACGGCAGAATCAACCATGGCACCTTCGGTGGTGGGATGGTCTCCTGTCCCTCCGCGACGATAGATTCTCGCGGTCGTCTCATCGCCATCTTAAACTGCTCGGACGGAAGGCAGAACGAACAAGCCGCGTCGGGTCTGTGTATGACCCTCCCATGGCACCTCACGCTGAAAGCGGACAACGTGCTGGCGATAGAACCGGTTGAGGAGATAAAAAGTCTGCGAAATACGCATACCCGCCTCACGGACATCGCTTTGTCAGCCAATGAGGAATGTATACTTGATGAGGTAAAAGGCAAAGCAATTGAAATTGACCTCACCTTAGAGATGGGAACTGCACGGGAGGCTGGGTTATACGTCTTCCGATCACCAAACGGAGATGAACGGACAAAAATCTCGATCTACAACCACAGGCACGGCAAAACCAACGATACGCTACAAATTGACACCTCCTATTCCTCTTTACGTACAGACCTTGTTGGTAAACCCCCTGAGACCGCACCGTTCCGCTTGAGTAGCGATGGTAAAGTCCGACTCCGTATTTTCCTTGACCGTAGCCTCATTGAGGTCTTCGCCGATAACGGGGAATGCTTCTCAGAATGGGCGTTTCCGAGAAAGGGTATCGACAAACTCTTCCCGCTGTTTTCACGACAGTGTGCTGTTGCACGTGCCTATCCGCTGCAAGAGGAGAGTAACGGCATTTCGCTTTTCGCCATCGGCGGCGAGGCAAAGGTTGTTTCGATGGATGTGTGGCAGATGCGTTCAATCTGGCAAGAGTTAAAGTATCGGGAAGGTCAATAA
- a CDS encoding phytanoyl-CoA dioxygenase family protein, with protein sequence MKPADYAFFKENGYVSLGKILSDAEVEHFVHAFDRDRTEVEDHWYRIGHYQTVNCDALLTAPEFDNVIRHPIVMDCLHTLMGNAPCFSEVCIRHMAPYDGELNRGWHRDGPRHWLEHPLRIGFMQLMLYLTDVDETTHCFSLSPESVDADILETDAQLARGGIVDLYGPAGTAILFNIGVLHTATTRPTQAERKTVQVYYGHPNRRYLSEDSIIPVELWRDHPDPEARAFYSVFNNKTRDYLEHTASTGELSFEDTLALLRELDVKHRKRPE encoded by the coding sequence ATGAAACCAGCGGATTATGCGTTTTTTAAAGAAAATGGCTATGTCTCACTCGGTAAGATTCTGAGCGATGCCGAGGTTGAGCATTTTGTTCATGCTTTTGACCGGGACCGCACTGAGGTTGAAGATCACTGGTATCGTATCGGACATTACCAGACCGTGAATTGCGATGCCCTTCTGACTGCCCCTGAATTCGACAATGTGATTCGGCATCCAATCGTCATGGATTGCCTACACACACTGATGGGCAATGCCCCTTGTTTTTCAGAAGTCTGCATCCGACACATGGCACCGTACGACGGAGAACTGAATCGCGGCTGGCATCGAGATGGTCCGAGGCACTGGCTCGAACACCCGTTACGCATCGGGTTCATGCAGTTGATGTTGTATCTAACCGATGTTGATGAAACGACGCACTGTTTCTCCTTATCACCGGAATCGGTGGACGCTGATATTCTCGAAACAGATGCACAGTTGGCGCGCGGCGGAATTGTCGATTTGTACGGTCCCGCCGGGACAGCCATACTATTCAACATCGGTGTTTTACATACCGCTACGACCCGTCCTACGCAGGCGGAACGCAAGACGGTACAAGTCTATTACGGGCATCCGAACCGTCGGTACTTGAGCGAGGATTCGATCATACCTGTTGAACTTTGGCGAGATCATCCGGATCCTGAGGCGCGCGCCTTTTATAGTGTATTCAACAACAAAACGCGTGACTACCTCGAACACACGGCTTCAACAGGTGAACTGTCATTTGAGGATACTTTGGCACTCCTTCGCGAACTGGATGTCAAGCACCGCAAGCGGCCGGAGTGA
- a CDS encoding Gfo/Idh/MocA family oxidoreductase has product MTTYRAGVIGLGRMGSTFDDEITQGGSIFLPYCHGPTYHAAPNVELAAGADLHAEQAAIFGERWGLSSEHIYSDYREMLEKENLDIVSVCTTARIRSTIVQDVARSSVRAIWAEKPISLSLAEADEMVETCRAEGVALAINCARRWNPFFSEARKLIDEGEIGNVLQVTVYAQCGLSHNGSHAIDILRYMAGGNVEWVFGEMQSDEAAAGESDLQGNGYLVFDNGVRAYLRSTSCGAAPWEVDVIGTTGRIRSVNNAETFELIRVIPGGRRGRGVPAQCPFPIPVRMQGMGITIVEDLINAIENGTSPKCSGEDGRAALEVAVALRESHRRGGVKVELPVEDRGLRILSSEIQGDDTPARVRRLQAS; this is encoded by the coding sequence ATGACAACGTATCGAGCAGGCGTAATTGGTTTAGGACGTATGGGCAGCACCTTCGACGACGAAATCACACAAGGGGGTTCGATCTTTCTGCCCTATTGTCACGGTCCGACTTACCACGCTGCACCGAATGTGGAGCTGGCTGCGGGTGCCGATCTACATGCCGAACAGGCAGCGATCTTCGGCGAACGGTGGGGGCTAAGTTCTGAACATATCTATAGCGATTACCGTGAAATGCTGGAGAAGGAAAATCTGGATATCGTCAGTGTCTGTACGACAGCACGGATACGATCGACCATCGTACAAGATGTGGCGCGCTCGAGTGTCAGAGCGATCTGGGCAGAAAAACCGATTTCGCTCAGTCTCGCTGAGGCAGACGAAATGGTGGAGACCTGTCGAGCAGAAGGTGTCGCGTTGGCGATCAATTGTGCGCGACGCTGGAATCCGTTCTTTAGTGAGGCTCGAAAACTCATTGACGAAGGCGAAATCGGCAACGTGCTTCAAGTTACAGTCTATGCCCAGTGCGGACTTTCGCACAACGGCAGCCACGCCATTGATATTTTACGCTACATGGCAGGTGGAAATGTGGAGTGGGTTTTCGGTGAGATGCAGTCCGATGAAGCCGCTGCAGGTGAAAGTGATCTGCAGGGAAACGGTTATCTCGTTTTTGATAACGGCGTGCGTGCATATCTGCGAAGTACGTCCTGCGGTGCTGCACCGTGGGAGGTCGATGTCATCGGCACAACCGGACGTATCCGTTCCGTCAACAACGCCGAAACGTTCGAGCTAATTCGTGTGATCCCCGGTGGACGGCGTGGACGCGGCGTACCTGCACAATGTCCATTCCCGATCCCCGTGCGGATGCAAGGTATGGGCATCACAATCGTTGAGGACCTCATTAACGCCATTGAGAACGGAACCTCTCCGAAGTGTTCAGGCGAAGATGGGCGTGCAGCATTGGAAGTAGCGGTTGCACTCCGGGAATCGCATCGCCGTGGTGGTGTAAAGGTTGAGTTGCCAGTTGAAGACCGAGGTCTTAGAATTCTCTCCTCGGAGATCCAAGGCGACGACACACCCGCTCGGGTTCGACGGTTACAAGCGAGTTGA
- a CDS encoding DNA cytosine methyltransferase — protein MKFIDIFAGCGGMTLGFQNAGFEAVAAFDNWEPAIKVYRANFAHNIHKLDLGNWQESLRTLNAYQFDMIIGGPPCQDFSHAGKRNEELGRADLTISFARIVAHIKPQWFVMENVDRTVKSQRYRQAGQILREAGYSLTQRILDANQCGVPQKRKRLFLIGELGLSISMESRALASYLDNNLTTKPMTVRDYLGESLGVTHYYRHPRNYSRRAVFSIDEPSPTVRGVNRPIPKTYKMHPKDTAPISESVRPLTTLERSYLQTFPKDFHFMGSKTDLEQMIGNAVPVKQAEYIARCISAYISEKGDTLNSIKQESVQMLLFRESN, from the coding sequence ATGAAATTCATTGATATCTTCGCCGGATGTGGTGGCATGACACTCGGATTCCAAAACGCAGGATTTGAGGCAGTTGCTGCTTTTGATAATTGGGAACCGGCAATCAAGGTCTATCGTGCTAATTTTGCACATAACATACACAAACTTGATCTTGGCAATTGGCAAGAAAGCTTAAGGACGTTAAACGCATATCAGTTTGACATGATTATTGGAGGTCCACCCTGTCAGGATTTTTCGCATGCAGGTAAACGGAACGAGGAGTTAGGGAGAGCAGATCTGACCATAAGTTTCGCACGCATTGTTGCACATATAAAACCCCAATGGTTTGTGATGGAAAATGTGGACAGAACCGTGAAAAGTCAGCGGTATCGGCAAGCAGGTCAGATTCTTAGAGAGGCAGGATATTCACTAACACAGCGGATTTTAGACGCTAATCAATGTGGTGTTCCCCAAAAACGGAAACGACTTTTTCTCATCGGTGAATTGGGATTATCCATCTCTATGGAGAGCAGAGCCTTAGCGAGTTATTTGGATAACAATCTGACTACCAAACCGATGACAGTGCGTGATTACTTGGGGGAAAGTCTTGGTGTTACCCACTATTATCGGCATCCACGCAACTACAGTCGCCGCGCTGTCTTTAGCATTGATGAACCGAGTCCAACAGTAAGAGGCGTTAACCGTCCAATCCCCAAGACCTATAAAATGCATCCGAAAGATACCGCCCCGATTTCAGAAAGCGTTCGTCCGCTCACAACCTTAGAAAGAAGTTACCTCCAAACCTTTCCTAAAGATTTTCATTTTATGGGATCGAAAACGGATTTGGAGCAGATGATTGGGAATGCTGTACCAGTGAAACAGGCAGAGTACATTGCACGTTGCATCAGTGCCTATATTTCCGAAAAGGGAGACACCTTAAATTCAATCAAGCAGGAATCTGTTCAGATGCTTCTATTTCGAGAATCAAACTGA
- a CDS encoding HindVP family restriction endonuclease, which yields MDSAPALFGLNQSNTNKDFSQAKAWGKNSFNNCFPIALLCYMQSQKIAPVYLALDGNWNVIPEKIDVNSVFGHAYDSEDIYFAFEYTYGQNQQFVKGTLPRIDLVVMDNSNSESPWLRALEIKLTALPDNSTCGFSEEEYGCELVVRPNTIIHLTLEIVSQYAEHRTELLGSLSPIFQNNFDWESEDSMLEKIPHITQTIKTLLLAKIDDQTPLVIQPIWKTIGKSSRLHENCLDVFVWSTFAFTKLLLDTVEQGRAREFSRAKRAVLWIVKMLSDFATDGKIDPQTVSVGFTRQTDKAFALSGRKTHPYMSCAELLRPRIRKTQIKNIILGQGEKLLSPERRFDAILVNSPELFT from the coding sequence ATGGATAGTGCGCCTGCCTTATTTGGGTTAAATCAATCTAACACAAACAAGGACTTCAGCCAAGCTAAAGCATGGGGAAAGAACAGCTTTAATAACTGTTTCCCTATTGCCTTATTATGTTATATGCAAAGTCAAAAGATCGCTCCTGTTTACTTGGCTTTAGATGGGAATTGGAATGTCATTCCTGAGAAAATTGATGTGAATTCTGTATTTGGGCATGCGTATGACTCTGAAGATATTTACTTTGCCTTCGAGTATACTTATGGACAAAATCAGCAATTTGTTAAAGGGACTTTACCTCGTATTGATTTAGTGGTAATGGATAATTCTAATTCTGAAAGTCCTTGGCTACGGGCATTGGAAATTAAATTGACAGCTTTGCCTGATAATTCAACCTGTGGTTTTTCTGAAGAAGAGTACGGGTGTGAACTTGTGGTGCGTCCCAATACGATTATCCATTTAACACTTGAGATTGTTAGTCAGTACGCCGAACATCGGACCGAACTTTTAGGCAGTCTAAGCCCTATTTTTCAGAATAACTTTGACTGGGAATCAGAAGATAGCATGCTAGAGAAAATACCCCATATTACCCAAACTATCAAAACTCTGTTACTTGCGAAAATAGACGATCAGACTCCATTAGTTATACAACCTATTTGGAAAACTATTGGGAAATCCTCTCGACTTCATGAGAACTGCTTAGATGTTTTCGTTTGGAGTACATTTGCTTTTACGAAACTGCTTTTAGATACAGTTGAACAAGGACGTGCCAGAGAATTTTCACGAGCGAAGCGAGCAGTTTTATGGATTGTGAAGATGCTATCTGATTTTGCTACAGATGGAAAAATTGACCCGCAGACCGTTAGTGTCGGATTTACGAGACAAACAGATAAAGCCTTTGCATTGAGTGGAAGAAAGACTCATCCTTATATGTCTTGTGCAGAACTTTTACGGCCAAGGATTAGAAAAACCCAAATCAAAAACATCATCTTGGGACAGGGAGAAAAATTGCTAAGTCCAGAAAGGCGATTTGATGCGATTCTAGTTAATTCTCCCGAACTTTTTACGTAA